A stretch of the Musa acuminata AAA Group cultivar baxijiao chromosome BXJ2-7, Cavendish_Baxijiao_AAA, whole genome shotgun sequence genome encodes the following:
- the LOC103990855 gene encoding LRR receptor-like serine/threonine-protein kinase ER1 isoform X4 — translation MAVWWRGIVSLVLLGSLSCVCGDTSEGATLVEIKKSFRNVDNVLYDWADDPSSDHCSWRGVICDNVTFSVVALNLSGLNLDGEISPAIGNLKALVSIDLKANRLSGQIPDEIGACSSLKTLDLSYNSIYGDIPFSVSKLKQLENLILKNNQLIGPIPSTLSQIPNLKILDLAQNKLSGEIPRLIYWNEVLQYLGLRGNNLEGNLSPDMCQLTGLWFFDVKNNSLTGNIPENIGNCTSFQVLDLSYNQLTGEIPFNIGFLQVATLSLQGNKFSGPIPPVIGLMQALAVLDLSCNLLSGPIPPILGNLTYTEKLYLQGNKLTGSIPPELGNMTRLHYLELNDNQLSGLIPPELGKLTDLFDLNIANNNFEGPIPENLSSCVNLNSFNAHGNKLNGTIPLAFKKLESMTYLNLSSNRLKGSIPIELSRISNLDTLDISCNEINGPIPSSVGGLEHLLKLNLSNNKLVGNIPAEFGNLRSIMEIDLSSNDLSGPIPQELGLLQNLITLKLESNNLSGDITTLTSCFSLVILNVSYNSFAGDVPTSNNFSRFSPDSFVGNPSLCGYWLSSQCHSSHSPQRASVSKAAIWGIALGALLILLVVLVAACRPHKPPPFPDGSINKPVNNISPKLVILHMNMALHVYEDIMRMTENLSEKYIIGYGASSTVYKCVLKNCKPVAIKRLYSHYPHNLKEFETELETVGSIKHRNLVSLQGYSLSPFGNLLFYDYMENGSLWDLLHGPTKKKKLEWDARLRIALGAAQGLAYLHHDCSPRIIHRDVKSSNILLDKDYEAHLTDFGIAKSLCVSKTHTSTYVMGTIGYIDPEYARTSRLNEKSDVYSFGIVLLELLTGRKPVDNESNLHQLILSKAANNAVMETVDPEISSTCKDLGDVKKVFQLALLCTKRQPSDRPTMHEVSRVLGCLVQPSPTPKQPQPHGLTQPPSVPSYIDEYANLKNPNMLDCATSLSTSDGQLFLKFGEVISQNSE, via the exons GGGTTAAATCTTGATGGGGAGATATCTCCAGCGATCGGAAATCTGAAGGCCCTTGTTTCCAT CGACTTGAAGGCAAATCGATTGTCTGGACAGATCCCAGATGAAATTGGTGCTTGTTCTTCATTGAAAACACT GGACTTATCCTACAACAGTATCTATGGGGACATACCTTTTTCGGTATCAAAGTTGAAGCAATTGGAAAACTT GATCTTGAAAAACAATCAGTTGATTGGGCCTATTCCTTCAACACTATCACAAATTCCAAACTTGAAGATACT GGACCTCGCACAAAATAAGTTGAGTGGGGAGATACCTAGGCTCATATACTGGAATGAAGTATTACAGTACTT GGGTTTACGGGGGAATAACTTGGAGGGGAATTTATCTCCAGACATGTGCCAGCTGACTGGATTGTGGTTCTT TGATGTGAAGAACAATAGCTTGACTGGCAACATACCTGAGAATATTGGAAACTGTACCAGTTTTCAGGTTTT GGATTTATCGTACAATCAGCTTACTGGAGAAATTCCTTTCAATATTGGATTTTTGCAAGTTGCTACATT GTCCTTGCAAGGGAACAAGTTTTCTGGGCCTATTCCACCTGTGATTGGTTTGATGCAAGCCCTTGCAGTGTT AGATTTGAGTTGTAATCTTCTCAGTGGGCCAATTCCTCCGATTTTGGGCAACTTGACGTATACTGAGAAATT GTATCTGCAAGGGAACAAGTTGACAGGATCCATCCCACCAGAGCTTGGTAACATGACAAGGCTTCACTATTT GGAGTTGAATGATAATCAGCTCTCTGGTCTCATTCCACCAGAACTTGGGAAACTCACAGACTTGTTTGATCT AAACATAGCAAACAACAACTTTGAAGGGCCTATTCCAGAAAACCTGAGCTCATGTGTGAATCTCAACAGTTT CAATGCACATGGAAATAAGTTAAATGGAACCATTCCACTTGCTTTCAAGAAGCTCGAGAGCATGACATACCT GAATCTCTCATCAAACAGATTAAAGGGATCTATCCCTATCGAGTTATCAAGAATTAGTAATCTGGACACTCT TGATATATCATGCAATGAAATCAACGGCCCTATTCCTTCCTCTGTTGGTGGTTTAGAACACCTTTTGAAACT AAATCTTAGCAACAATAAACTTGTTGGTAACATACCTGCTGAATTTGGAAACCTGAGGAGTATCATGGAGAT TGATTTGTCGAGCAATGACCTCTCAGGTCCGATTCCTCAGGAACTTGGACTGCTTCAAAATCTGATCACATT AAAATTGGAAAGCAACAATTTATCGGGTGACATAACGACTCTCACTAGCTGCTTTAGTCTTGTTATACT GAATGTATCCTACAACAGTTTTGCTGGTGATGTTCCAACTAGCAACAACTTTTCACGATTTTCTCCTGACAG TTTCGTAGGAAATCCTAGTCTTTGTGGCTATTGGCTAAGCTCTCAATGTCATTCCTCCCATTCACCACAGAGAG cttcagtttctaaagctgccATTTGGGGCATTGCCTTGGGCGCTCTCTTAATCCTTTTGGTGGTCTTAGTGGCAGCTTGTCGACCACATAAACCTCCTCCCTTTCCAGATGGCTCAATAAACAAACCAG TTAACAATATCTCACCGAAGCTGGTGATCCTTCATATGAACATGGCTCTTCATGTATATGAAGACATTATGAGAATGACTGAAAATCTTAGTGAGAAGTACATTATTGGTTATGGAGCATCGAGCACTGTATACAAATGTGTGTTGAAGAACTGCAAGCCGGTGGCTATCAAGAGGCTTTATTCTCACTATCCGCATAACTTGAAGGAATTCGAGACTGAGCTGGAGACTGTAGGGAGCATCAAACATCGAAATCTGGTTAGCCTCCAAGGATACTCCTTGTCCCCATTTGGCAACCTCCTTTTCTATGACTACATGGAGAATGGCAGCCTATGGGATCTTCTACATG GccctacaaaaaagaaaaagctgGAATGGGATGCACGACTGCGGATTGCACTTGGTGCAGCACAAGGACTGGCCTACCTTCACCATGATTGCAGTCCTCGCATCATTCACAGGGATGTTAAGTCTTCAAACATACTGTTGGACAAAGATTATGAGGCCCATCTCACAGATTTTGGCATTGCAAAGAGCCTATGTGTCTCCAAGACCCATACCTCCACCTATGTCATGGGTACTATCGGATACATCGATCCTGAGTATGCCCGAACTTCCCGATTGAATGAGAAGTCTGATGTTTACAGCTTTGGCATTGTCCTGCTTGAGCTCCTGACCGGAAGGAAACCGGTGGATAACGAGTCCAATCTTCATCAGCTG ATCCTATCGAAGGCTGCAAACAATGCTGTCATGGAGACAGTGGATCCAGAAATCTCTTCCACATGTAAAGATCTTGGGGATGTAAAGAAGGTATTCCAGCTGGCCCTCCTCTGCACAAAGAGGCAGCCGTCGGATCGTCCGACCATGCACGAGGTGAGCCGCGTGCTGGGATGCCTCGTCCAACCTAGCCCGACGCCAAAGCAGCCACAGCCGCATGGTTTGACGCAGCCCCCCTCAGTGCCCAGCTACATCGACGAGTACGCCAACCTCAAGAACCCCAACATGCTGGACTGTGCCACCTCGCTCAGCACGTCGGACGGCCAACTCTTCCTCAAGTTTGGCGAGGTGATATCGCAGAACTCCGAGTAA
- the LOC103990855 gene encoding LRR receptor-like serine/threonine-protein kinase ER1 isoform X3: MAVWWRGIVSLVLLGSLSCVCGDTSEGATLVEIKKSFRNVDNVLYDWADDPSSDHCSWRGVICDNVTFSVVALNLSGLNLDGEISPAIGNLKALVSIDLKANRLSGQIPDEIGACSSLKTLDLSYNSIYGDIPFSVSKLKQLENLILKNNQLIGPIPSTLSQIPNLKILDLAQNKLSGEIPRLIYWNEVLQYLGLRGNNLEGNLSPDMCQLTGLWFFDVKNNSLTGNIPENIGNCTSFQVLDLSYNQLTGEIPFNIGFLQVATLSLQGNKFSGPIPPVIGLMQALAVLDLSCNLLSGPIPPILGNLTYTEKLYLQGNKLTGSIPPELGNMTRLHYLELNDNQLSGLIPPELGKLTDLFDLNIANNNFEGPIPENLSSCVNLNSFNAHGNKLNGTIPLAFKKLESMTYLNLSSNRLKGSIPIELSRISNLDTLDISCNEINGPIPSSVGGLEHLLKLNLSNNKLVGNIPAEFGNLRSIMEIDLSSNDLSGPIPQELGLLQNLITLKLESNNLSGDITTLTSCFSLVILNVSYNSFAGDVPTSNNFSRFSPDSFVGNPSLCGYWLSSQCHSSHSPQRAASVSKAAIWGIALGALLILLVVLVAACRPHKPPPFPDGSINKPVNNISPKLVILHMNMALHVYEDIMRMTENLSEKYIIGYGASSTVYKCVLKNCKPVAIKRLYSHYPHNLKEFETELETVGSIKHRNLVSLQGYSLSPFGNLLFYDYMENGSLWDLLHGPTKKKKLEWDARLRIALGAAQGLAYLHHDCSPRIIHRDVKSSNILLDKDYEAHLTDFGIAKSLCVSKTHTSTYVMGTIGYIDPEYARTSRLNEKSDVYSFGIVLLELLTGRKPVDNESNLHQLILSKAANNAVMETVDPEISSTCKDLGDVKKVFQLALLCTKRQPSDRPTMHEVSRVLGCLVQPSPTPKQPQPHGLTQPPSVPSYIDEYANLKNPNMLDCATSLSTSDGQLFLKFGEVISQNSE, from the exons GGGTTAAATCTTGATGGGGAGATATCTCCAGCGATCGGAAATCTGAAGGCCCTTGTTTCCAT CGACTTGAAGGCAAATCGATTGTCTGGACAGATCCCAGATGAAATTGGTGCTTGTTCTTCATTGAAAACACT GGACTTATCCTACAACAGTATCTATGGGGACATACCTTTTTCGGTATCAAAGTTGAAGCAATTGGAAAACTT GATCTTGAAAAACAATCAGTTGATTGGGCCTATTCCTTCAACACTATCACAAATTCCAAACTTGAAGATACT GGACCTCGCACAAAATAAGTTGAGTGGGGAGATACCTAGGCTCATATACTGGAATGAAGTATTACAGTACTT GGGTTTACGGGGGAATAACTTGGAGGGGAATTTATCTCCAGACATGTGCCAGCTGACTGGATTGTGGTTCTT TGATGTGAAGAACAATAGCTTGACTGGCAACATACCTGAGAATATTGGAAACTGTACCAGTTTTCAGGTTTT GGATTTATCGTACAATCAGCTTACTGGAGAAATTCCTTTCAATATTGGATTTTTGCAAGTTGCTACATT GTCCTTGCAAGGGAACAAGTTTTCTGGGCCTATTCCACCTGTGATTGGTTTGATGCAAGCCCTTGCAGTGTT AGATTTGAGTTGTAATCTTCTCAGTGGGCCAATTCCTCCGATTTTGGGCAACTTGACGTATACTGAGAAATT GTATCTGCAAGGGAACAAGTTGACAGGATCCATCCCACCAGAGCTTGGTAACATGACAAGGCTTCACTATTT GGAGTTGAATGATAATCAGCTCTCTGGTCTCATTCCACCAGAACTTGGGAAACTCACAGACTTGTTTGATCT AAACATAGCAAACAACAACTTTGAAGGGCCTATTCCAGAAAACCTGAGCTCATGTGTGAATCTCAACAGTTT CAATGCACATGGAAATAAGTTAAATGGAACCATTCCACTTGCTTTCAAGAAGCTCGAGAGCATGACATACCT GAATCTCTCATCAAACAGATTAAAGGGATCTATCCCTATCGAGTTATCAAGAATTAGTAATCTGGACACTCT TGATATATCATGCAATGAAATCAACGGCCCTATTCCTTCCTCTGTTGGTGGTTTAGAACACCTTTTGAAACT AAATCTTAGCAACAATAAACTTGTTGGTAACATACCTGCTGAATTTGGAAACCTGAGGAGTATCATGGAGAT TGATTTGTCGAGCAATGACCTCTCAGGTCCGATTCCTCAGGAACTTGGACTGCTTCAAAATCTGATCACATT AAAATTGGAAAGCAACAATTTATCGGGTGACATAACGACTCTCACTAGCTGCTTTAGTCTTGTTATACT GAATGTATCCTACAACAGTTTTGCTGGTGATGTTCCAACTAGCAACAACTTTTCACGATTTTCTCCTGACAG TTTCGTAGGAAATCCTAGTCTTTGTGGCTATTGGCTAAGCTCTCAATGTCATTCCTCCCATTCACCACAGAGAG cagcttcagtttctaaagctgccATTTGGGGCATTGCCTTGGGCGCTCTCTTAATCCTTTTGGTGGTCTTAGTGGCAGCTTGTCGACCACATAAACCTCCTCCCTTTCCAGATGGCTCAATAAACAAACCAG TTAACAATATCTCACCGAAGCTGGTGATCCTTCATATGAACATGGCTCTTCATGTATATGAAGACATTATGAGAATGACTGAAAATCTTAGTGAGAAGTACATTATTGGTTATGGAGCATCGAGCACTGTATACAAATGTGTGTTGAAGAACTGCAAGCCGGTGGCTATCAAGAGGCTTTATTCTCACTATCCGCATAACTTGAAGGAATTCGAGACTGAGCTGGAGACTGTAGGGAGCATCAAACATCGAAATCTGGTTAGCCTCCAAGGATACTCCTTGTCCCCATTTGGCAACCTCCTTTTCTATGACTACATGGAGAATGGCAGCCTATGGGATCTTCTACATG GccctacaaaaaagaaaaagctgGAATGGGATGCACGACTGCGGATTGCACTTGGTGCAGCACAAGGACTGGCCTACCTTCACCATGATTGCAGTCCTCGCATCATTCACAGGGATGTTAAGTCTTCAAACATACTGTTGGACAAAGATTATGAGGCCCATCTCACAGATTTTGGCATTGCAAAGAGCCTATGTGTCTCCAAGACCCATACCTCCACCTATGTCATGGGTACTATCGGATACATCGATCCTGAGTATGCCCGAACTTCCCGATTGAATGAGAAGTCTGATGTTTACAGCTTTGGCATTGTCCTGCTTGAGCTCCTGACCGGAAGGAAACCGGTGGATAACGAGTCCAATCTTCATCAGCTG ATCCTATCGAAGGCTGCAAACAATGCTGTCATGGAGACAGTGGATCCAGAAATCTCTTCCACATGTAAAGATCTTGGGGATGTAAAGAAGGTATTCCAGCTGGCCCTCCTCTGCACAAAGAGGCAGCCGTCGGATCGTCCGACCATGCACGAGGTGAGCCGCGTGCTGGGATGCCTCGTCCAACCTAGCCCGACGCCAAAGCAGCCACAGCCGCATGGTTTGACGCAGCCCCCCTCAGTGCCCAGCTACATCGACGAGTACGCCAACCTCAAGAACCCCAACATGCTGGACTGTGCCACCTCGCTCAGCACGTCGGACGGCCAACTCTTCCTCAAGTTTGGCGAGGTGATATCGCAGAACTCCGAGTAA
- the LOC103990855 gene encoding LRR receptor-like serine/threonine-protein kinase ER1 isoform X2 — protein sequence MAVWWRGIVSLVLLGSLSCVCGDTSEGATLVEIKKSFRNVDNVLYDWADDPSSDHCSWRGVICDNVTFSVVALNLSGLNLDGEISPAIGNLKALVSIDLKANRLSGQIPDEIGACSSLKTLDLSYNSIYGDIPFSVSKLKQLENLILKNNQLIGPIPSTLSQIPNLKILDLAQNKLSGEIPRLIYWNEVLQYLGLRGNNLEGNLSPDMCQLTGLWFFDVKNNSLTGNIPENIGNCTSFQVLDLSYNQLTGEIPFNIGFLQVATLSLQGNKFSGPIPPVIGLMQALAVLDLSCNLLSGPIPPILGNLTYTEKLYLQGNKLTGSIPPELGNMTRLHYLELNDNQLSGLIPPELGKLTDLFDLNIANNNFEGPIPENLSSCVNLNSFNAHGNKLNGTIPLAFKKLESMTYLNLSSNRLKGSIPIELSRISNLDTLDISCNEINGPIPSSVGGLEHLLKLNLSNNKLVGNIPAEFGNLRSIMEIDLSSNDLSGPIPQELGLLQNLITLKLESNNLSGDITTLTSCFSLVILNVSYNSFAGDVPTSNNFSRFSPDSFVGNPSLCGYWLSSQCHSSHSPQRASVSKAAIWGIALGALLILLVVLVAACRPHKPPPFPDGSINKPVNNISPKLVILHMNMALHVYEDIMRMTENLSEKYIIGYGASSTVYKCVLKNCKPVAIKRLYSHYPHNLKEFETELETVGSIKHRNLVSLQGYSLSPFGNLLFYDYMENGSLWDLLHAATGPTKKKKLEWDARLRIALGAAQGLAYLHHDCSPRIIHRDVKSSNILLDKDYEAHLTDFGIAKSLCVSKTHTSTYVMGTIGYIDPEYARTSRLNEKSDVYSFGIVLLELLTGRKPVDNESNLHQLILSKAANNAVMETVDPEISSTCKDLGDVKKVFQLALLCTKRQPSDRPTMHEVSRVLGCLVQPSPTPKQPQPHGLTQPPSVPSYIDEYANLKNPNMLDCATSLSTSDGQLFLKFGEVISQNSE from the exons GGGTTAAATCTTGATGGGGAGATATCTCCAGCGATCGGAAATCTGAAGGCCCTTGTTTCCAT CGACTTGAAGGCAAATCGATTGTCTGGACAGATCCCAGATGAAATTGGTGCTTGTTCTTCATTGAAAACACT GGACTTATCCTACAACAGTATCTATGGGGACATACCTTTTTCGGTATCAAAGTTGAAGCAATTGGAAAACTT GATCTTGAAAAACAATCAGTTGATTGGGCCTATTCCTTCAACACTATCACAAATTCCAAACTTGAAGATACT GGACCTCGCACAAAATAAGTTGAGTGGGGAGATACCTAGGCTCATATACTGGAATGAAGTATTACAGTACTT GGGTTTACGGGGGAATAACTTGGAGGGGAATTTATCTCCAGACATGTGCCAGCTGACTGGATTGTGGTTCTT TGATGTGAAGAACAATAGCTTGACTGGCAACATACCTGAGAATATTGGAAACTGTACCAGTTTTCAGGTTTT GGATTTATCGTACAATCAGCTTACTGGAGAAATTCCTTTCAATATTGGATTTTTGCAAGTTGCTACATT GTCCTTGCAAGGGAACAAGTTTTCTGGGCCTATTCCACCTGTGATTGGTTTGATGCAAGCCCTTGCAGTGTT AGATTTGAGTTGTAATCTTCTCAGTGGGCCAATTCCTCCGATTTTGGGCAACTTGACGTATACTGAGAAATT GTATCTGCAAGGGAACAAGTTGACAGGATCCATCCCACCAGAGCTTGGTAACATGACAAGGCTTCACTATTT GGAGTTGAATGATAATCAGCTCTCTGGTCTCATTCCACCAGAACTTGGGAAACTCACAGACTTGTTTGATCT AAACATAGCAAACAACAACTTTGAAGGGCCTATTCCAGAAAACCTGAGCTCATGTGTGAATCTCAACAGTTT CAATGCACATGGAAATAAGTTAAATGGAACCATTCCACTTGCTTTCAAGAAGCTCGAGAGCATGACATACCT GAATCTCTCATCAAACAGATTAAAGGGATCTATCCCTATCGAGTTATCAAGAATTAGTAATCTGGACACTCT TGATATATCATGCAATGAAATCAACGGCCCTATTCCTTCCTCTGTTGGTGGTTTAGAACACCTTTTGAAACT AAATCTTAGCAACAATAAACTTGTTGGTAACATACCTGCTGAATTTGGAAACCTGAGGAGTATCATGGAGAT TGATTTGTCGAGCAATGACCTCTCAGGTCCGATTCCTCAGGAACTTGGACTGCTTCAAAATCTGATCACATT AAAATTGGAAAGCAACAATTTATCGGGTGACATAACGACTCTCACTAGCTGCTTTAGTCTTGTTATACT GAATGTATCCTACAACAGTTTTGCTGGTGATGTTCCAACTAGCAACAACTTTTCACGATTTTCTCCTGACAG TTTCGTAGGAAATCCTAGTCTTTGTGGCTATTGGCTAAGCTCTCAATGTCATTCCTCCCATTCACCACAGAGAG cttcagtttctaaagctgccATTTGGGGCATTGCCTTGGGCGCTCTCTTAATCCTTTTGGTGGTCTTAGTGGCAGCTTGTCGACCACATAAACCTCCTCCCTTTCCAGATGGCTCAATAAACAAACCAG TTAACAATATCTCACCGAAGCTGGTGATCCTTCATATGAACATGGCTCTTCATGTATATGAAGACATTATGAGAATGACTGAAAATCTTAGTGAGAAGTACATTATTGGTTATGGAGCATCGAGCACTGTATACAAATGTGTGTTGAAGAACTGCAAGCCGGTGGCTATCAAGAGGCTTTATTCTCACTATCCGCATAACTTGAAGGAATTCGAGACTGAGCTGGAGACTGTAGGGAGCATCAAACATCGAAATCTGGTTAGCCTCCAAGGATACTCCTTGTCCCCATTTGGCAACCTCCTTTTCTATGACTACATGGAGAATGGCAGCCTATGGGATCTTCTACATG CTGCTACAGGccctacaaaaaagaaaaagctgGAATGGGATGCACGACTGCGGATTGCACTTGGTGCAGCACAAGGACTGGCCTACCTTCACCATGATTGCAGTCCTCGCATCATTCACAGGGATGTTAAGTCTTCAAACATACTGTTGGACAAAGATTATGAGGCCCATCTCACAGATTTTGGCATTGCAAAGAGCCTATGTGTCTCCAAGACCCATACCTCCACCTATGTCATGGGTACTATCGGATACATCGATCCTGAGTATGCCCGAACTTCCCGATTGAATGAGAAGTCTGATGTTTACAGCTTTGGCATTGTCCTGCTTGAGCTCCTGACCGGAAGGAAACCGGTGGATAACGAGTCCAATCTTCATCAGCTG ATCCTATCGAAGGCTGCAAACAATGCTGTCATGGAGACAGTGGATCCAGAAATCTCTTCCACATGTAAAGATCTTGGGGATGTAAAGAAGGTATTCCAGCTGGCCCTCCTCTGCACAAAGAGGCAGCCGTCGGATCGTCCGACCATGCACGAGGTGAGCCGCGTGCTGGGATGCCTCGTCCAACCTAGCCCGACGCCAAAGCAGCCACAGCCGCATGGTTTGACGCAGCCCCCCTCAGTGCCCAGCTACATCGACGAGTACGCCAACCTCAAGAACCCCAACATGCTGGACTGTGCCACCTCGCTCAGCACGTCGGACGGCCAACTCTTCCTCAAGTTTGGCGAGGTGATATCGCAGAACTCCGAGTAA